ACCCGGGCGAGCACGTCGTCGGTGTGCTCACCGACGGTCGGCGCGTGCTCGGGCACCGGTTGCTCGTCGTCGATCACCTTGATCGGGATGGGGAGCTCGTCCGCGCCGAGGCGGTCTTGGGAGATCCAGGGCAGGCGCGCTTGAAACTGCGGATCGGCGGCGATCGTCTTGGGTGTGTTGACCGGCGCGATCGGCGTGTTGACCTCGTTCGAGAACGCGATCCACTCGTCGCTCGTCTTGGTCTTGAAGATGTCGCGCAGCTCGCCTTGGAGCTCGCGGTTGTTGCGTGCGTGGTCGGCGTACTGCTCTCCCGGCCAACGCTCGAACAGATCGGCTCGCCCGACGCCGCGACAGAAGTTCTCCCAGAACTCGCGTTCTGACGCCATGAACAGCACATGGCCGTCGGCGGTGTCGTAGATCTGGTACCGGACCCCCTCGCGCATCCCGGCGGTGCCGGGCGCGCGCCGCTCGAAGTTGTCGGTCGGGTTGCCCGTGACCTCTGACTCCGGCCGCTCGTACGCCCGCCACGTCTCGCTCCGGTACCAGTCCATGTACGCCGCGGCGTCGGACTGCGCGATCTCCATCCGACAGCCCTCGCCCGTCGCCCGGGCGCGCACGATGCCGGCCAGGATGCCGAACGCGCCGAACAACGGGCCCGCATGAATCCCCATCGACGGGTGCTCAGGCATGTAACAGAAGCCCTCGTCGTCGTACGCGGGCTCCACGAGCCCGGCCCACGTGTCGTACGCGATGCCGTGACTCGGCATGTCCTTGTAGGGGCCGGTCATGCCGTAGCCCGAGATCGTGCAGAACACGATGCGGGGGTTGACCTCGCGCAGGCGCTCGTACCCGAGCCCGCGCTTCTCGAGCGCTCCCGGCCGCATCGCCTCGACCACTGCGTCGGCGCTGCGCACGAGGTCGAGGTACACCTCGACCGCTTCGGGGGTGCGCAGGTCGAGCGCGAGGCTGTGCTTGCCCCGGTTGATGTGGAGGTGCATCAGCGAGACGCCCTCCACGATCGGCCACGTCATCCGGCGCACGTAGTCGCCCTGAGGCGGCTCGACCTTGATCACCTCGGCGCCGAGATCGGCAAGGTGCAACGTGATCGCGGCCGGCCCGAGCAGCGAGCTCTCGATGACCCGGACGCCCCCCAGCAGTCCTGTCATGCGCGGTCGGCTACGGCGCCGGCGGCGCGAGCGTGGTCGTGGGTGCCGGTGGTGCCGGCGTCACCGTGAGCTTCATGTCCATGCCCGGGTGCAGCGTGCACACGATCTTGTAGGCGCCCGGTAGAACCATCACGTGCTTGAACTTCCCGCTCGCGAACTTCTTCGACTTGAACTTCTCGGGGTTCTCCTTGCCCGAGACCACGTCGTGGATGGCCGTGCCGACCCACTTCCACTTCACGGTGTCGCCGACGAGGACCGTGACCTTCTTGGGCTTGAAGTAGTTGTCCCCGACCTTGACCTTCTTGACTGCACCGGCAGGGTCCGTAGGTGTCTGCGCTCCGGACGGAAGGATCGCGAGCGTTCCCAGCGCCAGCATGAGCAGAGCGGCTGCTGCAATCCTGCGGAACGCCTTCACCGGACACCATCCTTCTTCATCTTCGGGGTGACGCGTCGGGGGTGACGGGACGCTACCGATCGCGCCTTGGTGGTCTCCAACTGTGCCGCTTGGCTCTGCCCAGGAAACGCCCAGGGGCCGCTCTGGTGTTCCGTGACGCAGGCCACAGGCCCGGCGTCGGCGCACTACGGTCGAGGGCGTGGGCGCCGTGTCGAGCCGCACCGCGACCGACCCCGCGGCGGCGGGTTTTCGTCCGCGCTGGGGCCGCATCGCGCTCCTCGCCATCACCGGCATCTGCCTCTATGTGTTCGCTCCGAGCCTGGCCGAGGTGTTCGAGGCCTGGGACCGGCTCGGTGAGGTCCACCCGCTCGCGGTCATCGCAGTGGTTGCGTGCGAAGCCGCGAGCTTTCTGTGCGTGTGGATGCTCCAGCGCATCTCGATCGGGACCACCCAGTGGTTCTCCGTGGCCATGTCCCAGCTCGCCGGGAACGCGTTCAATCGCGTGACGCCCGGCGGCGGTGCCACCGGTACCGCGCTCCAAGCGCGCATGCTGGGCGATGCGGGCATTCCCACGACCAGGGCTGCAACCGCGCTGACCGTCCAGTCGCTCCTCATCACCGCCGCGGTCGCAGCGATGCCGCTCCTGTCGCTCCCTGCCATCATCATCGCGGGCATCGACGTGCCCGGTGACCTCGCCGACGGCGCATGGTTCGGCGCGGGGCTCTTCCTGGTGATGCTCGTGCTCGGCGCGCTGCTCCTCGGCTCGCGGCAGTTCGCCTGCCGACTCGGGAGCACGATCGAGAAGGTCGCCAACGCGTTCCCGCGCGAGACACCACTCAAAGGACTCGGCGAGCGCATCCTGCGCGAGCGCGACGAGATCCGCCGCACGATGGGCGAGCGCTGGCCGGCCGCGCGCGGCGCGGCGGTGGGGCGCTGGGCCTTCGAGTACTTCGCGCTGTTGGTGACGCTCTATGCGATTGGTGCGACTCCCGACCCGTGGCTCGTGTTGCTCGCCTTCGTCTTCGCCTCGGCGCTCGGGATGATCCCGTTCACGCCGGGTGGTCTCGGGTTCGTCGAGGCCGGGCTCACCGGCGCGCTCGCGCTTGCAGGCGTGAGCGCGGAGGAGGCAGTGCTCGGCACCTTGGTGTTCCGGCTCGTGTCGTTCTGGTTGCCGCTCCCGGTGGGGGCGGTGGCGGGCTACCTGTTCCGCCGCCGCTACCCGAGCAAGCGCTCCGCGAAAGCGCGCGCTGCACCGGCCTGAGCGTGCCGGTTACTGCGTGCGGAGGCTCGATTCCACGGCGGCTTGGAAGTCGAGCTTGGCGTCGCCCTGCACCTCCACCACCACGGTGTGCAGCGTGCCGGTGAAGGGGAACGGTGGGCGGTAGCGCGGTGTGACCGCGGACCCGGCGTCTTGCCCGCACGTCAAGCCGGCGTCGGTGATCGAGAAGCGCACCGGTGTGAAGCGCGCGATCTCGCCTTGGGCAACGGTGGCACCGTTCACCTTGAGGCGTGCGTTCCCTCCCTTGAACCGCCCTTCGCTGTCGAACTCGAAGCCGAGCTCGCAGGGTCCGGTGGGGATCGGCGCGTCGGCGATGAGGTGATCCTCCGAACGGCCGAGGAAGTTGTGCACGTACTGGAGACGGCCGTCGGCGACGAACAGGCTGTAGCCACCGAGGATCGATCCCATCGCGAGGAGCGCGCCCTCAGCACCACCCTCTGGGATCTGCACCGACGCGGTGATCGTGTGCGATCGGCCCTTCACGTCGACCGCGACCTCTTCGGGCACGCGCCCGCTTCTCGGCCGGTACACGAAGCGCGAGCGTTCGGGGATGCCGGTCGGTGGTGGATCCATCATCGCCATGCCCGGCCGGTTGTCGAGCGGCAGCACCTTGTAACGCTCGGCCTCGCGCCACCACAGGTCGACGAGCTCCTGCACCTTCTCCGGTTGCTCGTCTGCGAGGTCGTTGCACTCCGAGAAGTCCTCGGCCACGTGGAACAGCTCCCACACATCGTCCTCGAAGGGAATGTCGGGATTGTCGTCGGGCGAGTACATCGCACCCAACGGCTTGAACACGACGGCCTTCCAACCCTGGTGGTGGATGGCACGCGAGCCCAGCATCTCGAAGTACTGCGTTTCGCGCGTGGGTGCTGACGCGTCGGCGAACGTGGCGGTGATGCTTGCACCCTCGTGCGGACGCTGCTCGATGCCACCGATGGTCGCGGGCGCGTCGATCCCGCACGCGTCGAGGATCGTGGGCGTGACGTCGATCGCGTGCACGAACTGGCGCCGTACCTCGCCGCGCGCGGCGACACCTGCGGGCCAGTGCACGATGCAGGGGTCGGCGATACCGCCCTCGTGCGTCTCGCGCTTCCAGCGCCGCAGCGGCGTGTTGCCCGCCATGGTCCAGCCCCACGGGTAGTTGTTGTGCATGGTGGGGCCGCCGATCTCGTCGACGCGGGCCACCATCTCCTTCACTCCAGCCATGGCCATGTTCCACGAGCGCGCGTCGTTGATCGAACCGTGCGCACCGCCTTCGGAGCTTGCGCCGTTGTCGGACACGAGGATCACCAGCGTGTTGTCGAGCTCGCCGAGCTCTTCGATGAAGTCGACCACGCGGCCGATCTGGGCATCGGCGTGCGACAGGTAGCCGGAGAACGCCTCCATGAAGCGCGCCGCGAGTCGCTGCTCGTCGGTCGAGAGCGAGTCCCACGCCGGCACCCAATCCGGTCGGGGCGAGAGCTGCGTGCCCTCGGGGATGACGCCGTTCGTCACCTGGCGCGCGAACGTGGCCTCGCGCCACACGTCCCATCCCGCGTCGAAGTGCCCTCGGTAGCGCTCGATCCACTCGGCTGGCGCGTGGTGCGGTGAGTGGCACGCGCCCGTCGCGAAGTAGAGGAAGAACTGCTTTTCGGCGTCGACCGCGCGCAGATCGGTGAGGAACTCGATCGCGTGGTCGGCGAGGTCCACGGTGAGGTGGTAGTCGTCCCGATAGGGAGCCTCGACGAAGTGGTTGTCGTGCGCGAGCGCGGGCGAGAACTGATGTGTCTCGCCGCCGAAGAAGCCATACCAGCGCTCGAACCCGCGTCCGAGGGGCCAGCGCGCGCGCGATCCACCCAGATGGGCTTCTTCATGGGGAGTGAGGTGCCACTTCCCGCATGCGTAGGCGGCGTAGCCGGCGTCGCGCAGGATCTCGGGGAGAAAGCCGCAGGTCTTGGGGATGCGCCCCGAGTAGCCGGGAAAGCCGCGAGCGAGATCCGTGATGCGACCCATGCCGACGGAGTGATGGTTGCGGCCGGTCATCAGGCACGCCCGGGTCGGCGAGCACAGCGCGGTCGTGTGGAAGTTGGCGTAGCGCAGACCGCCGGACGCGAGCCGATCAAAGTTGGGCGTGCTCAGGTCGGAGCCGAAGCACCCGAGCTGGGCGAAGCCAACGTCGTCGAGCACGAACAGCGCGACGTTCGGCGATCCGGCCGGCGGACGTGGTTCTGGCGGCCAATACGGCTCCGAGTCGCGCCAGTCGCGGCCGACCTTGCCCTTGAAGTCCGCTGGCTCCACGCGGACTTCCTACACCAGGTCCCAGCCGCAATGCAGGGCGTCGGGGTGGCGGAGCACGCCGCCGCGTGGCTCGGATCCTTCGGGATCGGAGAGGTGGAGTCCGGGGAGACGCTCGAGCACGACGGTGAGCGCGGTGAGCAGCTCGCGACGCGCGAGGTGCGACCCCGGGCAGAACTTCGGTCCGAAGCCGAACGTGAGAAGGTCGCCGGGCGGGCGCTCGGGGTCAAACGTGTCGGGGTCTTCCTCGAACACGCGCGGATCGCGGTTGGCCGACGCCAACCCGAACAGCATGATCGTGCCGGCGGGGATGTCGGCACCGGCGTGGCGCGCGTCTTTGGCTGCGAGGCGCGGCAACGTGGGGAGCGGCCCTTCCCACCTCAGGAGCTCGTGCACGATGCCGGCGCGCAGAGACTCTTCCTCGCGCGCCCGCTCGAGCAGCTCGGGTCGCTCGAGCAGCGTCCAGAGCATGTTGGCCATCGCGTGCGACGTGGTGGTGGCACCCACGGCGAAGAGCAGCCGGATGGTGGCGCAGATCTCGTCGTCGGACAGCTTCTCGCCACCGAGCTCGGTTGCCGCCAGCTCGGAGAGGAGGTCGTCGCCCGGGTTGGCGCGTCGCTCGTCGAGCAACGGTCCCAGTGCTTCGGAGAACTCGTTCGCGGCGCCGACCGCGCCCTCGGGGTCGCTAGGAAAGCTGAGCATGAGATCGGCCCACTCGCGCATCTGCTGATCGGCGCGCCGCGGTACCCCGAGCTTGCGGGTGATCGCCGCGAACGGGAGCACGGTGGTGAGCTCGGCGACGAGGTCGGCGTGACCCCAGTCGGCGAACTTGTTGACGACTTCATGGGCAAGGGGAACGAGTGCTTCCTCGTCGAACTGCGACACGGCGCGCGAGCGGAACGCGGGCGTGGCCAGCTTGCGGTGCAGGTCGTGCTCGCGGCCGTTCATGCTGATGAACGTGCGACCCACGACGGGCTCGATCGCCGACTCGTAGAAGTCGCCGCCCGGGAACTTCTGGTCGTCGCGGAACGCCTCGTGCACGTCCTCGAAGCGTGTGAACAGCACGGCGTCGCCCCCGTGGAACCGAACCGGCGCCACGCGCTGGCTCTCGCGCAACGACGCCAGCGTCTCGTGGAGCTCCGCTCCCTGGAGGGGATCGCTGCCGAAGTCCACCCTCGACAAGTCCACGCTGGTCATGGAAGGCCCGGACGGCTCGTCATGCGATCACGCCTGCTTCGCGAAGGCGGAGGAGGGCCTGCTGGTCCAGGCCGAGATCGGCGCGCAGCACGGCGTCGGTGTGCTCGGCCACATTTGGAGGCCGGACATCCGGACCATCCATGACCTTCGACATCTTCACCGGGTTCCCCGGGATCAACACCGGATCCAGCACTTCTCCCGGCGATGAATCTGTTCGCTCGAGCTCGACGAGCATGCGGTGCGAGGCGACGTGCGGATCGGCGATCACCTCGGGCGCGGAGTAGCACGGCCCGGCGGCAAGGCCGGCGTCGCTCAACGCCGCGCAGGCCTCGAGCTTCGTCATGTCACCGGCCCACGTGGCGACCGCGGGGCGGATCACGTCGTCGAGGTGCTCGACCCAGCCCGAACGCGTTGCGAAGCGCTCGTCGTCGACCCATTCGGGATGCCCGACGAGCTCGGCGAGCCTCTTGAACTGATGCTCGCGGCCGACCTGGAGGATGAACCAGCCATCGCTCGCTTCGAACCCGTCCATGATGAGGTTGGCGCGCTGCTCGCGCAGGCCCATCGACCAGAAGTTCGTGACGAGATCGGTCATCGCGACCATCGAGTCGAGCATCGCGACATCCACGTGCTGGCCTTCACCTGTCGCATCTCGATGTCTGAGTGCGGCGAGCACACCGATCACACCGAAGAGGGAGGTGCCGATGTCGCCAAGCGCTCCTGCAGGTGCCGGCACGGGCGGTTGACCCGGAGGACGCTTGTACTCGTAGATGCCCGACATCGCCTCGACGACCGGCGCGTACGCGGGCCATCCCGAATACTGGCTGGGCGCGTTGCCGAAGCCCGAGACAGAGAGATAGATGACACGGGGTGCTGCCGCGGCGACGTCCGCGTATCCGAGCCCCAAGCGGTCCATGGTGCCGGCCTTGAAGTTCTCCGCGACCACATCGAACTTCGGGCACAGCTGGAGAAAGAGCGAGCGCCCCTCCGGCTGCTTGAGGTCGATGCCGATGCTGCGCTTGTTCAGGTTGTTGCGCAGGAACGTGGCCCCCGCCGGCCGGCCCGTGGAGTCGGTCATCGCCGGGAGCGCGCCCCGACCTGACTCACCCTCGGTCGGGTGCTCGACCTTCACGACATCGGCGCCGAGTCGTGCGAGCAGCTGCGTGCCGTAGGGGAGCGCCTGCATCTGCTCCGCCGCGAGGATGCGGACCCCGTCGAGCGGCTTCCCGTACCCGGCCGCGTCGGGGTTGCGCACCTCCTCCAGCCTCATGCACTGATTATGGTCCCCCGCGGCTTTCTGAAGTCTCCCCAGGCTTTCTGAAGGAGTAGGGACGTGCGGGTTCGTGTGCTCATCGCAGCGCTGGTGATCGTGCTGCTCGCAGCATGCGGTGGCACGGACGGCGACAAGCACACGAAGAAGAAGCGCTCAGCGACGACTACCACCACCCTGGCGGCCGCCACCACGACGACCACGACCACCACCACTCCAGCGGTGGGCTTCGCGACCCCGGAGGACGCGATCCGGGCGTACGTGGAGGCGCAGGGAAACCAGTACGCCGGCGACTGTGCCGGCACCGATCTCGAGACGGACGTGGGGAAGTGGTGCTCCGTCGTGCGCGCGAACGACGGTACGAACGCGACCTACGGCATCGGTCCGGCGTTCGCCGAGTTCGCGGAGGAGCTCACGCTCGTCAACGGACCTGGCGGCTGGACCGTGACCTCCTCCGCGCCCGTCCCGGGGATCTAGCCGGACCAGCCCGCTATCCGGACATTTCTTCCATAGCCTTGGCCGCGCGCTTCTCCATCTCGTCGGGCGGCACGTCTTCGACGTGCGTCATGATGTTCCAGCTATGTCCGAACGGGTCCTTGAAGGATCCGGAGCGGTCGCCGTAGAACTTGTCCTCGACGGGCTGGATCTCGGTCGCGCCTTCCTTGATCGCCTTGGCGAACACGGCGTCGACGCTCTCGACGTAGAGGCAGATCGACACCGGCGTGCCGCCGAGCTTCTTCGGGCTCAGGTGCCCGATGTCCTCGAACTCGTCGGCGAGCATGATCACCGCGTCACCGATCTCGATCTCGGCGTGGCCGACCGTGCCGCCGGGACCTTCCATGCGCACGCGCTCGGTGGCACTGAGGACGCTCGTATACCAGTCGAGCGCCTTCGCGGCGCCGTCGATCGCGAGATAGGGGATGACCCGGGGGTATCCCTCGGGAATCGGATGTACGGCCATGGCGAGCCTCCTCGTGCCAGATGGGGTGGGGGAACGTACGTTCGGGAACCTAACCCCCGCACCACGTGCTTGGCAAGAGCGCGTTCTCCGCGAAGGGAGGTGGGGTCCTTGAGGCCCGGTGTTGCGGGTGAGGCTGGCCTCGAAGTCCGGAGACCGGAACCCGCCCATTGCTGCCGCTCGCCCTCCCGTGCGTCATGGCGGACCCCGATCGCCGGGCCCGACGCGGTCGGGTGGGACGAGCTCCCACTGTTGCGGGCTGCCGGTGGCTTTCCAGCCTCGGTTGGTCTTGAGGTCGTGGTGGTACCAGCAGATCCGCCAGAGGTTGTCGACCTCGGTGCGGCCGCCTTCGCTGAGCGGCACGACGTGGTCGGTCTCGAGGAGGAAGTCGCGGTCGCACCCCTCGACGCCGCACACCGGATACTGCTGGTCGAGCCAGGCGACGAGCCACGGCGGGTAGTAGCGCCGGCCTGACGAGTAGTCGGGCAGCGCCGACGACTCGGCCGGAACCTCGCGGACCTTGGCGGCGGCCAGCATCCGTGTACCGATGGCGACCGGGATGGGCCCAACGCCGGGGATCTCGCACCGTTCGCCGGGCGACGCGTAGCCGCGCTCGGCGAGCGCTGCGCTCATCACCAAGGTCGCACCGGTGGCCTTGCGCGGCCCGCGGGTGATCAGCGCGTACAGCGCGTCAGCGGCGTAGGCGTCACGCGATTCGCGGCAGCCCGCGGCGCGCGCTTCGCGGAAGATCAAGTCGGTCTCGGCATCGATCGCCGCGTTGACCTCGGCGCCCTTGTCTGGCGACATCCGCCACATGCCACACGTCGCGCTGTCGGGATCGATCCAGGTGCGCAATGAGCGGGTGTCGTGAAGGCGCTGGGCCCACGCGGCGTCGTCGGCCTCTGCCCCGGCGCGAACGCGACGGCACCGGTCCTTCAAGCCCTTGAGCGAGGTGCGCTGCGCGGCGGCCACAAGCTCGGCTTCGGCGCTCGGGTCCTTGCGCGCGGCGCCGGTGATCTCGTGCGCCTGGACGTCGGAGAGCTTTCCGGCGCGGAATGCTGCGTTCGTGGCGGGGAGCGCGGCGAGGTCTTCCGCCGTCTCGAGCGCTCGGAACGCCGCGGCCACCGGCAGTCCCACCTTGCGGGCCAACCAGTCGCCCGCTGAGCGCGCTCCGCTCTCGCGGTACGCACCGGTCTCGTCGACCCGCTGGGCTGCGAGGGCGGCGCCGGCCGCGCCCAGGTGCTGCACCTTGGCGAACCGCTCCACCAGTCGCACCGCGCCCCGGGCATCGAGGAGCCGCGGCTCGAGGCCCCGCACGACCTCCTCGATGGCGGCGATGTGAGCGTCGAGTTCCTTGAACATGGCACCTCCCCGCGGACGGGTGGTCACGGACCGGGGGAAGTGAAGGGAAGTGGGACGCTCGAAAAGCACCCTATCGAACATATGTTCGGTCTGTCAAGTCCAGAAGGCCGGATCTGGGGGATTGGCAGCTTCCTAGCGATCAGGCGGAAATCTGCCACCGGACCCAGGCCCGGTCTCCAATGGAGGGCTGGCCCTACTCGTTGGTGATGGTGAAGGTGGCGCTGGCCTCGGCGGTGTTCCCGGCCCGGTCGGTGGCGACGGCGCGGACTGTGTAGTCGCCGTCGGCCGGGAAGTCCTTGGCGGCGAACGCGAAGGACCAGTCGGTGGTGCCGTCGCCGGGGAGGAGGATCTCGGTGGAGCTGTTGAAGGCGGTGCCGTCCCAGTAGTTGCCGCTGTTGTCGTCCCGGATGCTGACCGCCATGGACGCGACGCCCGACCCGGTGTCGGCCGCGGTACCGCAGATCCGCGAGCTGCAGCCGGCATCCCAGGCCGCGGTGTCGTAGATCCCGCTCTCTTCGGGGAACGCGATCTCAACGGTCGGCTGTGTGTTGTCGATGGTGAAGGCCGTCGTCGCCTCGGCGGTCAGTCCCGCGTTGTCGGTGGCGACGGCGCGCACGGTGTAGTCGCCGTCGGCGGGGAAGTTGGCGGCCGGAAACGCGAGGGCCCAGTTCGTGGTGCCGGTGGCGGGCACGAGGACCTCGGTGTTGCTCGCGAATGCCGCGCCGTCCCAATAGTTGCCAATCGCGTTGCGGATGCTGAGCGAGACCGACGCCAGGCCGGAGCCGGTGTCGGCGGCCGTGCCGCAGATCTGATCGAAGCAGCCGGCGGTCCATCCCGCGTCGTCGTAGGCCCCGTCGCTTCCGGGGAAGGCGATCGCGACCGTGGGCTGCACGGTGTCGAGGGTGAACGTGGTGGTGGCGTCGGCGGTCAGGCCGACGTTGTCCGTGGCGACGGCGCGGACGGTGTAGATGCCGTCGCTCGCGAAGTTCGTGGCGCGGAACGAGCGCGCCCAGCTGGTGGTGCCCCTGGCGCGGAGGAGGACCTCGGTGTTGCTGGCGAAAGCGGTGCCGTTCCAGTAGTTGCCGTTCGGGGCGCGGATGCTGACCGCCACGGACTCGACGCCGGTGCCGGCGTCGGCCGCGGTGCCGCAGATCTGGCCGGCGCATCCGCTGCTCCAACCGGCGGAGGAATACGCCCCACCGGCAACAGGGAACGTGATCGCGACGGTCGGTGCCGTGGTGTCGACCACAACCGTGTTGCTCTTCGCGCTCTCGGCGCCGCCCCACAGTCCCTGGTGCGGCTCGACGGAGTACTGCCAGCTGCCGTCCGGCGCGCTCGTCTCCGTACAGGTGGTAGCGACGACGGCGTCGCAATCCGCGCCGATCGCCCTCGCCGCGCCGCTCGTCGCGTTGTAGGCGCGGACTACGTAGGCGGCAACGCCGGTGCCGTCCGGGAGCGTGGTCGCGGTCCATGCCACCGTGACGCTGGCTCCGCCCGCGTTCGTCGCGGTCGGGGTGTTGCCCACCGGAAGCGTGGCGGCCCGAGCGCCGGACACGCCGCCCGTTGCGGTCGTGGCGGTCCAGGCGGCGAGGACGACCGTCGTCAGCGCGACCGACGCCACCGAGCCGACGAGGAGCGCGAGGGGGATCAGCCGGCGCTTCATCGGGCCGCCTGTCGCGCGCGCCGGCGGAGCGCGAGCCCGAGCGCAACGAGCGCGCTCCCCGCAAGGAGCGGTCCCTCGATCGAGCCGCCGGTGGTGGGCAGCGTGCTCGACCCCGCGACCGCTTCGACAATGGTGCCGGTGAAAGCGACGGTGAACGTCGCGCCCTGGCAGGCATCGCCCGCGTTGCGGTCGAGGTGAACCTGGAGCGGCACGCCAGCCGTCGCTCCCGGCTCGACCACGACATCCCTGCTCGATCTGGTCACGTTCAGCATCGACGCGGGACAGGCGCCCGCTTCAGCCGGTGTCGCGTCGACCGAGGTCACCCGAATCGCGAACGGGAACGGGTTCGTGACCTTGGCGACGAGCGTCACCGTGCCACCGGGGTACAAGCCGTCGACCTCACCGCTGATCGGGACGCTGTCAGCGCTGACGGAGGCGCTCGCGGGCGCGCCGAACGCAGCCGCGGCGAGCACGGCAACGAACAGAGAACCGGCGAGTCGCATGACGGCGCGCATGAGTGACACGTCCTCGGTGCGGCGGCCGCGTGACCGGTCACCCGGCCACGCGCACCGACCGAACGGTCAGTCCTGCGAGCCGCTCAACGTGATCGACACGTTGAACGTGACGCCCTGACAGCCGTTGGGCGCGCCGCTCGCCAGGCTCACCACGTCGGCGATCGAGAGCTGGCCGCTCGTCGAGTTCGCCGCCACCTTGAGACTCCGGCCCGAGGCGTTGCCGACCGTCGCGTTGCTGGCCGGGCAGCCCGTCGAGTCCGACGACGTCACTGTGCCCGCCGTCATGGACGTGAACGTCACGGCGTATGGGTTCGAGTTGGTGAGCGTGAAGTACAGGTCGCCGCCGGTGAATCCCGGGTAGAGATCCGCAGCTCCCGTGCTCGCGTTCACCGTGATCGTGTGAGCCGTGAGGGCCTTCGCCTGGCCGGTCCCGGTCCCCGACGCGCTCCAGAGCGCGATCGCGACACCGGTTCCAGTGGCAAGGGCCAGTACGACCGCGACGAGTGCAGCCTTGCGCTTGCGGGACATTGTTTCCTGCCTCCCTGTTGAGCCGCGCCCCC
The sequence above is drawn from the Acidimicrobiia bacterium genome and encodes:
- a CDS encoding DUF222 domain-containing protein, which produces MFKELDAHIAAIEEVVRGLEPRLLDARGAVRLVERFAKVQHLGAAGAALAAQRVDETGAYRESGARSAGDWLARKVGLPVAAAFRALETAEDLAALPATNAAFRAGKLSDVQAHEITGAARKDPSAEAELVAAAQRTSLKGLKDRCRRVRAGAEADDAAWAQRLHDTRSLRTWIDPDSATCGMWRMSPDKGAEVNAAIDAETDLIFREARAAGCRESRDAYAADALYALITRGPRKATGATLVMSAALAERGYASPGERCEIPGVGPIPVAIGTRMLAAAKVREVPAESSALPDYSSGRRYYPPWLVAWLDQQYPVCGVEGCDRDFLLETDHVVPLSEGGRTEVDNLWRICWYHHDLKTNRGWKATGSPQQWELVPPDRVGPGDRGPP
- a CDS encoding Ig-like domain-containing protein, whose product is MKRRLIPLALLVGSVASVALTTVVLAAWTATTATGGVSGARAATLPVGNTPTATNAGGASVTVAWTATTLPDGTGVAAYVVRAYNATSGAARAIGADCDAVVATTCTETSAPDGSWQYSVEPHQGLWGGAESAKSNTVVVDTTAPTVAITFPVAGGAYSSAGWSSGCAGQICGTAADAGTGVESVAVSIRAPNGNYWNGTAFASNTEVLLRARGTTSWARSFRATNFASDGIYTVRAVATDNVGLTADATTTFTLDTVQPTVAIAFPGSDGAYDDAGWTAGCFDQICGTAADTGSGLASVSLSIRNAIGNYWDGAAFASNTEVLVPATGTTNWALAFPAANFPADGDYTVRAVATDNAGLTAEATTAFTIDNTQPTVEIAFPEESGIYDTAAWDAGCSSRICGTAADTGSGVASMAVSIRDDNSGNYWDGTAFNSSTEILLPGDGTTDWSFAFAAKDFPADGDYTVRAVATDRAGNTAEASATFTITNE